One Pseudomonas sp. MH9.2 DNA segment encodes these proteins:
- a CDS encoding oxidative damage protection protein yields the protein MTRTVMCRKYKEELPGLERPPYPGAKGEDIFNHVSLKAWGDWQKHQTLLINERRLNMMNIDDRKFIQGEMDKYLSGEEYAQAEGYVPPEK from the coding sequence ATGACCCGCACCGTAATGTGCCGCAAGTACAAAGAAGAACTGCCAGGCCTTGAGCGCCCTCCGTACCCAGGTGCCAAAGGCGAAGATATCTTCAACCACGTCTCACTAAAAGCCTGGGGCGACTGGCAGAAACACCAGACGCTACTGATCAACGAACGTCGCCTGAACATGATGAACATCGACGACCGCAAATTCATCCAGGGCGAGATGGACAAGTACCTGTCCGGCGAAGAATACGCCCAGGCCGAAGGCTACGTTCCCCCAGAGAAATAA
- the mutY gene encoding A/G-specific adenine glycosylase: MKPEQFSAAVLEWYERHGRHDLPWQQGITPYRVWVSEIMLQQTQVSTVLNYFDRFMDALPTVQALADAPEDEVLHLWTGLGYYTRARNLQKTAKIVVADHGSEFPRNVEQLTELPGIGLSTAGAIASLSMGLRAPILDGNVKRVLARYTAQEGYPGEPKVAKQLWATAECFTPQSRVNHYTQAMMDLGATLCTRSKPSCLLCPLEKGCEAHLLGLETRYPIPKPRKTIPQKRTLMPMLANRDGAILLYRRPSTGLWGGLWSLPELDHFSDLEHLANQHALELGNHHELPGLIHTFSHFQLSIEPWLIQVEESSHHVAEADWLWYNLATPPRLGLAAPVKKLLKRAADVLNAGELS, translated from the coding sequence ATGAAACCCGAGCAGTTTTCAGCGGCCGTACTGGAATGGTATGAGCGTCACGGTCGGCATGACTTGCCTTGGCAACAGGGCATCACGCCGTACCGGGTGTGGGTTTCGGAGATCATGTTGCAGCAGACCCAAGTCAGTACCGTGCTCAATTACTTTGACCGGTTCATGGATGCGCTGCCGACGGTCCAGGCCCTGGCCGACGCGCCGGAGGACGAAGTACTTCACCTGTGGACCGGGCTGGGCTACTACACCCGCGCACGCAACTTGCAGAAGACTGCAAAAATCGTCGTGGCAGACCACGGCAGCGAGTTTCCCCGCAATGTCGAACAGCTCACAGAACTGCCGGGGATCGGTCTTTCTACCGCCGGTGCAATCGCCAGCCTGAGCATGGGCCTGCGTGCGCCGATCCTCGACGGCAACGTCAAACGCGTTCTGGCGCGCTACACCGCCCAGGAGGGCTACCCCGGCGAGCCGAAGGTCGCCAAACAGCTATGGGCCACGGCTGAGTGTTTTACCCCGCAGTCACGGGTCAATCACTACACCCAGGCGATGATGGACCTGGGCGCGACCCTGTGCACCCGGAGCAAACCGAGCTGCCTGCTCTGCCCCCTGGAAAAAGGCTGTGAAGCGCACCTGCTCGGGCTGGAGACTCGCTACCCGATCCCCAAGCCGCGTAAAACCATCCCACAGAAGCGCACGCTGATGCCGATGCTCGCCAACCGCGACGGCGCCATTCTGCTTTACCGGCGCCCGTCCACGGGGCTCTGGGGCGGCTTGTGGAGCCTGCCGGAGCTGGATCACTTCAGCGATCTGGAGCATCTGGCGAATCAACATGCCCTGGAACTGGGCAACCACCACGAACTGCCAGGCCTGATCCACACCTTCAGCCACTTCCAACTGAGCATCGAGCCGTGGCTGATACAGGTCGAAGAGTCCAGCCACCACGTGGCCGAGGCCGACTGGCTCTGGTATAACCTCGCCACCCCACCGCGCCTGGGCCTTGCTGCCCCGGTGAAGAAGCTGTTGAAACGCGCAGCCGACGTATTGAACGCAGGAGAGTTGTCATGA